Proteins from one Streptosporangium becharense genomic window:
- a CDS encoding LLM class flavin-dependent oxidoreductase — protein sequence MASLRISLGYELEVRGRSREVEQRAFRNVIDQVVLGDRLGFDTAWFVEHHFTRGFSHSSAPDLVLAALSQRTERIRLGLGVVLLPFQSPVRTAERVATLDVVSGGRVEFGTGRGASPLEYQAFRRPFERSRQIWEDSLEATLAIWNADGEPVSRSNEYFEIPGVAVYPRPVQVPHPPVWVASTSLEGYLAAARHGHNLLGMTMLKGIDDVAEDIAGYRRCLADNGFDPDSRRVALMIPWFVAPSREQAFEIAADPVLWYIRRQVNLVTPPGYYDARHATHKVLGQLAAGMPPEEAMAVLREHHMVVIDDVEGSRKAAARVAEAGATDLILQAQVGGLAHEHVCESMRLFMTGVAG from the coding sequence ATGGCGTCCCTACGGATCAGCCTGGGATACGAGCTGGAGGTCCGCGGCCGATCCCGCGAGGTCGAACAGCGGGCGTTCCGCAACGTGATCGACCAGGTGGTCCTCGGCGACCGGCTGGGCTTCGACACCGCCTGGTTCGTCGAGCACCACTTCACCCGGGGCTTCTCCCACTCCTCCGCCCCCGACCTGGTGCTCGCCGCCCTCTCCCAGCGCACCGAGCGGATCCGCCTCGGCCTGGGCGTGGTGCTGCTGCCCTTCCAGTCGCCCGTCCGCACGGCCGAGCGCGTCGCCACCCTCGACGTCGTCTCGGGCGGCCGGGTGGAGTTCGGCACCGGCCGGGGCGCCTCCCCGCTGGAGTACCAGGCGTTCCGGCGGCCCTTCGAGAGGTCGCGGCAGATCTGGGAGGACTCCCTGGAGGCCACCCTGGCCATCTGGAACGCCGACGGTGAGCCGGTCAGCCGCTCCAACGAGTACTTCGAGATCCCCGGCGTCGCGGTCTACCCCCGGCCGGTCCAGGTGCCGCACCCGCCCGTGTGGGTGGCCTCCACCTCGCTGGAGGGCTACCTCGCCGCCGCCAGGCACGGTCACAACCTGCTCGGCATGACGATGCTCAAGGGCATCGACGACGTCGCCGAGGACATCGCCGGCTACCGGCGGTGCCTGGCCGACAACGGCTTCGACCCGGACAGCCGCCGGGTCGCGCTGATGATCCCGTGGTTCGTCGCACCCAGCCGGGAACAGGCCTTCGAGATCGCCGCCGACCCGGTCCTGTGGTACATCCGGCGCCAGGTCAACCTGGTCACCCCGCCCGGCTACTACGACGCCCGGCACGCCACCCACAAGGTCCTGGGCCAGCTCGCCGCCGGGATGCCTCCCGAGGAGGCCATGGCCGTCCTGCGCGAGCACCACATGGTGGTGATCGACGACGTGGAGGGCTCACGCAAGGCCGCGGCCCGTGTCGCCGAGGCGGGGGCCACGGACCTGATCCTCCAGGCGCAGGTGGGCGGGCTGGCGCACGAGCACGTCTGCGAGTCGATGAGACTGTTCATGACGGGAGTGGCCGGTTGA
- a CDS encoding copper homeostasis protein CutC, translating to MTGSLLEVIALDVRDAVAAEEGGADRLEIVVDMASDGLTPAVETVAVISEKCTLPQMVMLRGDASFLATPASLEALAREAKLLAEAGAAGFVFGFLDREGAVDLAATEVLIHAVAPLPWTFHRAVDHAADVQAGWRAVRLLPNLATVLTAGAPGGVPDGLKVLKTRCEAGDGPLILAGGGLRPGHVPLLLEYGVRAFHVGSAVRSSWSDPVDVRRVRVWRSLID from the coding sequence ATGACCGGATCCTTGCTTGAGGTGATCGCGCTCGACGTGCGTGACGCCGTCGCGGCCGAAGAGGGCGGCGCCGACCGCCTGGAGATCGTCGTGGACATGGCGTCCGACGGGCTCACCCCGGCGGTGGAGACGGTCGCGGTGATATCCGAGAAATGCACGCTGCCGCAGATGGTGATGCTGCGCGGCGACGCCTCGTTCCTGGCCACGCCCGCCTCCTTGGAGGCCCTGGCACGTGAGGCCAAGCTCCTCGCGGAGGCGGGCGCGGCCGGGTTCGTGTTCGGCTTCCTCGACCGCGAGGGAGCCGTCGACCTGGCCGCCACCGAGGTGCTCATCCACGCGGTCGCACCGCTGCCCTGGACCTTCCACCGGGCGGTCGACCACGCGGCCGACGTCCAGGCGGGCTGGCGCGCGGTCCGCCTGCTGCCCAACCTCGCCACCGTGCTCACCGCCGGAGCGCCCGGCGGGGTGCCGGACGGCCTGAAGGTGCTCAAGACCCGCTGTGAGGCCGGCGACGGCCCGCTCATCCTGGCGGGTGGCGGGCTGCGTCCCGGTCATGTCCCGCTGCTGCTGGAGTACGGTGTGCGCGCCTTCCACGTCGGCAGCGCGGTGCGGTCCTCCTGGTCCGACCCGGTGGACGTCCGCCGGGTGCGCGTATGGCGCAGCCTGATCGACTGA
- a CDS encoding thiolase C-terminal domain-containing protein, with amino-acid sequence MRGFRDRTAVAGVGYTRFSRNSGVSTLTLACEAVLAALEDAGLTADDVDGIATHRVGDSAAPSLVGPALGLREPAWYLDQFGGGSVSHSVVGQAALAVAAGMADTVVCYRAINARSEFRMGGTGRAAPAGPEAQYQAPYGYVAPPQQYAMLARAHMTRYGTRPEHFGHLAVLQRANAVRNPRALMRIPITLDDYLASRWIAEPFRLLDCCLETDGACALVVTTAERAADLRRPPVLISAAAWGGGVSFLSGGRADTTVSGAAELAPRLYRQAGVGPAGIDVAEIYDCFTYSVIVQLEDYGFCAKGEGGPYAASGALEIGGELPVNTHGGFLSEGYVHGVNHIAEAVSQLRGDAGERQVAGAEVALSTAQPGYILPATSALIMRRG; translated from the coding sequence GTGCGCGGGTTCCGGGACCGTACGGCCGTCGCGGGGGTCGGGTACACCCGTTTCTCCAGGAACTCCGGCGTCAGCACCCTCACCCTGGCCTGCGAGGCGGTGCTGGCCGCCCTGGAGGACGCCGGGTTGACGGCCGACGACGTGGACGGCATCGCCACCCACCGGGTCGGCGACTCCGCGGCCCCCTCCCTGGTCGGCCCCGCACTCGGCCTGCGCGAGCCGGCCTGGTACCTCGACCAGTTCGGCGGAGGCAGCGTCTCCCACTCGGTCGTGGGGCAGGCCGCGCTCGCGGTCGCGGCGGGGATGGCCGATACGGTCGTCTGCTACCGGGCGATCAACGCGCGCTCGGAGTTCCGGATGGGCGGGACCGGCCGGGCGGCACCCGCCGGTCCCGAGGCGCAGTACCAGGCGCCGTACGGCTATGTCGCCCCGCCGCAGCAGTACGCGATGCTCGCCCGTGCTCACATGACGAGGTACGGCACCCGCCCCGAGCACTTCGGGCATCTGGCCGTGCTCCAGCGGGCCAACGCGGTCCGCAACCCGCGCGCGCTCATGCGCATCCCGATCACCCTGGACGACTACCTGGCGAGCCGGTGGATCGCCGAGCCGTTCCGGCTCCTCGACTGCTGCCTGGAGACCGACGGAGCGTGCGCGCTCGTCGTCACCACCGCCGAGCGGGCCGCGGACCTGCGCCGGCCGCCGGTGCTGATCTCCGCGGCGGCCTGGGGTGGCGGCGTCTCCTTCCTGTCCGGCGGGCGGGCGGACACCACGGTGAGCGGTGCGGCCGAGCTGGCCCCGCGCCTGTACCGGCAGGCGGGCGTCGGCCCGGCCGGGATCGACGTGGCCGAGATCTACGACTGCTTCACCTACTCGGTGATCGTGCAACTGGAGGACTACGGCTTCTGCGCCAAGGGCGAGGGCGGGCCGTACGCCGCCTCGGGAGCGCTGGAGATCGGGGGCGAGCTGCCGGTGAACACGCACGGCGGGTTCCTCTCCGAGGGATACGTGCACGGCGTCAACCACATCGCCGAGGCGGTCTCCCAGCTGCGCGGCGACGCCGGTGAAAGGCAGGTGGCCGGTGCGGAGGTGGCCCTGTCCACCGCCCAGCCCGGCTACATCCTGCCCGCCACCTCGGCCCTGATCATGCGGAGGGGGTGA
- a CDS encoding Zn-ribbon domain-containing OB-fold protein: protein MRPLTDRDSEQWWERTAAGEFVVQRCDSCGTLRFPARAYCHRCRTRGWRWWPVAPAGHVESWIVSHQPFLPGATEPYVVVMVRLTDAAECVMYGNWRGARQPVAGEPVRACLTTVGEGVTLVDWAPADDGGGTG, encoded by the coding sequence GTGCGTCCGCTCACCGACCGGGACTCCGAGCAGTGGTGGGAGCGGACGGCCGCGGGGGAGTTCGTCGTCCAGCGGTGCGACTCCTGCGGCACGCTGCGCTTCCCCGCCCGCGCGTACTGCCACCGCTGCCGGACCCGCGGGTGGCGCTGGTGGCCGGTCGCGCCGGCCGGGCACGTCGAGAGCTGGATCGTCAGCCACCAGCCCTTCCTGCCCGGTGCCACCGAGCCCTACGTGGTCGTCATGGTGCGTCTGACGGACGCTGCGGAGTGCGTCATGTACGGCAACTGGCGCGGCGCGCGGCAGCCGGTCGCCGGCGAGCCCGTCCGCGCGTGCCTCACCACCGTCGGCGAAGGGGTCACGCTGGTCGACTGGGCCCCGGCGGACGACGGCGGCGGCACCGGGTAG
- a CDS encoding flavin reductase family protein — MSIHAAPPPADCPPRTVPARRGTTANGVAMHSGLSQGSPNGSDDRRLPAGGAAPHGGATDSRWFRSVLGRFATGVVAITAIDPGSGEPCGLAANSFTSVSLEPPLIAFCVAHTSTSWPRLRAARIQTVNVLAEHQQPVCAALAGRGGDKFATLDWTGSPAGNPVIGGTLAWLDCSIEAEHPAGDHVIVVARVHDLGVHGDDGPLVFFQGGYGRFTA; from the coding sequence ATGAGCATCCACGCGGCCCCGCCACCGGCCGACTGCCCCCCGCGCACCGTCCCGGCCCGGCGCGGCACCACCGCCAACGGAGTCGCCATGCACAGCGGCCTGTCCCAGGGCTCACCCAACGGATCCGACGACCGCCGCCTCCCCGCGGGCGGGGCGGCCCCCCATGGTGGCGCCACGGACAGCCGCTGGTTCCGGTCCGTACTCGGCCGCTTCGCCACCGGGGTCGTGGCCATCACCGCCATCGACCCCGGCAGCGGCGAGCCGTGCGGCCTGGCGGCCAACTCCTTCACCTCGGTCTCCCTGGAGCCCCCGCTGATCGCCTTCTGCGTGGCCCACACCAGCACGAGCTGGCCGCGGCTGCGCGCCGCCCGGATCCAGACGGTGAACGTGCTCGCAGAGCACCAGCAGCCGGTCTGTGCGGCCCTCGCCGGCCGGGGCGGTGACAAGTTCGCCACGCTCGACTGGACCGGCTCCCCCGCCGGGAACCCGGTGATCGGCGGCACCCTCGCCTGGCTCGACTGCTCCATCGAGGCGGAACACCCGGCGGGCGACCACGTCATCGTCGTCGCCAGGGTGCACGACCTGGGCGTCCACGGCGACGACGGGCCGCTGGTGTTCTTCCAGGGCGGCTACGGCCGCTTCACGGCCTGA
- a CDS encoding FAD-dependent oxidoreductase, whose protein sequence is MKNHLLDSQRRGGDVSLRVAVVGSGPAGLYTAEALMKQAAEPVTVDVLERLPTPYGLVRYGVAPDHTSIKSIAGYLRGVLELPAVRFLGGVEFGRHVDAADLLACYDAVVYCTGAMVDRRMDIPGEDLPGSVAATDFVNWYCGHPDVPADRFVLDSPEVAVVGVGNVAVDVVRVLAKTADELRSTDVPEEVLTRLAASRVRRIHMIGRRGPEHAKFTLKELRELGELPNADVRVRPEECAADVTAASRQVRGNVEVLRSWAARGVTDRPRRVEMRFWMRPVEILGDRRVEAIRLERTRLVDGRVTGTGEFETLPVGMVLRSVGYRSVPLPGVPFSTSTMTVPNEAGRVRDREYVAGWLKRGPTGVIGTNKSDAAETVRTLLADLAGREPVRHADLDDILAARGVTPVTYEQWLSIEAAEAELAGSLGRGERVKLLGLAAMLTACDRRPSR, encoded by the coding sequence ATGAAGAATCACCTTCTTGACAGCCAGCGCCGGGGAGGCGACGTGTCACTGCGAGTCGCGGTTGTGGGGTCGGGGCCTGCCGGGCTGTACACGGCCGAGGCGCTGATGAAGCAGGCCGCCGAGCCCGTCACGGTGGACGTGCTGGAGCGGCTGCCGACCCCGTACGGGCTGGTGCGCTACGGCGTGGCCCCCGACCACACCTCGATCAAGTCGATAGCGGGCTATCTGCGCGGTGTGCTGGAGCTGCCGGCCGTGCGCTTCCTCGGCGGCGTCGAGTTCGGCAGGCACGTCGACGCCGCGGACCTGCTGGCCTGCTACGACGCCGTGGTCTACTGCACCGGCGCGATGGTGGACCGGCGGATGGACATCCCCGGCGAGGACCTGCCGGGCAGCGTCGCCGCCACCGACTTCGTCAACTGGTACTGCGGCCACCCCGACGTGCCCGCCGACCGTTTCGTCCTCGACAGCCCCGAGGTCGCGGTGGTCGGCGTGGGCAACGTGGCGGTCGACGTGGTGCGCGTCCTCGCCAAGACCGCCGACGAGCTGCGCTCCACGGACGTGCCCGAGGAGGTGCTGACCCGGCTGGCGGCCAGCCGGGTCAGGCGCATCCACATGATCGGCCGCCGGGGCCCGGAGCACGCCAAGTTCACCCTGAAGGAGCTGCGCGAGCTGGGCGAGCTGCCCAACGCGGACGTGCGCGTGCGGCCCGAGGAGTGCGCGGCGGACGTCACGGCGGCGTCGCGGCAGGTGCGCGGGAACGTGGAGGTGCTGCGCAGCTGGGCCGCGCGAGGGGTGACGGACCGGCCCCGCCGGGTGGAGATGCGGTTCTGGATGCGGCCGGTGGAGATCCTCGGTGACCGCCGGGTGGAGGCGATCCGGCTCGAACGCACCCGCCTGGTGGACGGCCGGGTCACGGGCACCGGCGAGTTCGAGACCCTGCCGGTCGGCATGGTGCTGCGCTCGGTCGGCTACCGGAGCGTTCCCCTGCCCGGCGTCCCCTTCTCCACCTCGACCATGACGGTGCCGAACGAGGCGGGCCGGGTGCGCGACCGCGAGTACGTGGCGGGCTGGCTGAAACGCGGCCCGACCGGTGTGATCGGCACCAACAAGTCCGACGCCGCCGAGACGGTCCGCACCCTGCTGGCCGACCTCGCCGGTCGTGAACCGGTGCGCCACGCGGACCTGGACGACATCCTCGCCGCGCGGGGCGTCACCCCCGTCACCTACGAGCAGTGGCTGTCCATCGAGGCCGCCGAGGCGGAGCTGGCCGGGTCCCTCGGCCGCGGCGAACGCGTGAAACTGCTCGGCCTGGCCGCCATGCTCACCGCCTGCGACCGGCGTCCGAGCCGCTGA
- a CDS encoding GntR family transcriptional regulator yields the protein MARSTLYQLVASDLRRTIYSGALAPGDQLPTEAELMHAHQVSRNTVRLALGELVNEGLVTRTPRRGTVVRERRPLLMHPQRELRPQPQEETREAFAWAVSQEGRVPSQEIEVSIVRPAEEIASRLELADDELAVVRRRLRFVDGQPYNTNDSYFPLALVGDSEIARPGDIERGANKVLEELGHRQVRVVDDIWARMPNSAETERLQLQLGTPVIVYLRVGYDEDHTPVRVAVSVLPADKHLIRYELESR from the coding sequence ATGGCGCGGTCAACGCTGTATCAACTGGTGGCCTCCGACCTCAGGAGAACCATCTACTCCGGTGCGCTCGCACCGGGCGATCAGCTGCCGACCGAGGCGGAGCTCATGCACGCCCACCAGGTGAGCCGCAACACCGTACGCCTCGCCCTCGGCGAGCTGGTGAACGAGGGTCTGGTGACCCGCACCCCCCGCCGGGGCACGGTGGTGCGGGAACGCCGCCCGCTGCTCATGCACCCCCAGCGTGAGCTCCGCCCCCAGCCCCAGGAGGAGACCCGCGAGGCGTTCGCCTGGGCGGTCTCCCAGGAGGGGCGAGTGCCCAGCCAGGAGATCGAGGTGTCGATCGTACGGCCGGCCGAGGAGATCGCCAGCAGGCTCGAACTGGCCGACGACGAGCTCGCCGTCGTCCGCCGCCGCCTGCGCTTCGTGGACGGCCAGCCGTACAACACCAACGACTCCTACTTCCCGCTGGCCCTGGTGGGCGACTCCGAGATCGCCCGCCCCGGGGACATCGAACGCGGTGCCAACAAGGTCCTGGAGGAGTTGGGCCACCGTCAGGTGCGCGTGGTCGACGACATCTGGGCCCGGATGCCGAACAGCGCCGAGACCGAACGACTCCAGCTCCAGCTCGGCACCCCGGTCATCGTCTACCTCCGGGTCGGCTACGACGAGGACCACACCCCCGTGCGGGTCGCGGTGTCGGTCCTGCCCGCGGACAAACACCTGATCAGATACGAGCTGGAAAGCCGTTGA
- a CDS encoding GNAT family N-acetyltransferase yields the protein MHSTTSPTVTGRLTLREATGADLDGVLALLAEAAAWLNRRGVRQWPAAGFPAGRVAPLIEEGVLYLLETGHGGDGPVATIALDGHADPEFWAAGDDPGSALYVHKLAVARAHAGRGLGEALLDWAGLRVLARGRRWLRLDCAKDNPGLQDYYRDRRFAHVRTVDLPHRASGALFQRPGGTRCRLSGAPLPFADHRGVPVPGHV from the coding sequence ATGCACTCCACCACCAGTCCCACCGTCACGGGCCGTCTCACTCTGCGCGAGGCCACCGGCGCCGACCTCGACGGGGTGCTCGCGCTCCTCGCCGAGGCCGCCGCCTGGCTGAACCGCCGCGGCGTGCGCCAGTGGCCCGCCGCCGGCTTCCCCGCCGGACGCGTCGCCCCGCTGATCGAGGAAGGAGTCCTGTACCTGCTGGAGACCGGGCACGGCGGGGACGGCCCGGTCGCCACCATCGCCCTGGACGGTCACGCCGACCCCGAGTTCTGGGCCGCAGGCGACGACCCGGGCTCGGCGCTGTACGTCCACAAGCTGGCCGTCGCGCGCGCGCACGCCGGCCGGGGCCTGGGCGAGGCGCTGCTCGACTGGGCGGGCCTGCGGGTCCTCGCCCGGGGCAGGAGGTGGCTCCGGCTCGACTGCGCCAAGGACAACCCGGGGCTGCAGGACTACTACCGCGACCGGCGGTTCGCCCACGTCCGCACGGTCGACCTGCCGCACCGCGCCTCGGGTGCCCTCTTTCAGCGTCCGGGGGGCACGCGGTGCCGCCTGTCCGGCGCCCCGCTGCCCTTCGCGGACCACCGCGGGGTGCCGGTCCCCGGGCATGTCTGA
- a CDS encoding AMP-binding protein produces MEVPDWRTVPRMLRDLADGHPCDIVVTEGTEGPVRLSLAGLRSRAGDVARGLIALGVRPGDRVAVWGPNDVDWVVGAFGVWDAGAVLVPLSSRFKGVEAAEVLRSTGTSVLITGHGHDGVVLAGLLGGAAGGPAPGRPFAGLPDLRHVIVPQGVDHPGASRPAQLLAASSRVGRAEAEERALAVRPDDLCEIISTSGTTGTPKGVMLEHSPVLRAYWDWAEIVTLGPGDRYPVIAPFAHGFGLNAGLLASVMRRATMTPVRVFDAESLAGLIRDRGVTVLAGPPTLFHRLLEEAELDGHALRVAICGAASVPPELVRRLTDRLGLERVINAYGLMEGTVVSMTRAGDPVEVIASSAGRPVPGMEVRIVGEDGRDLPAGERGEILVRGYGVMRGYWGEPGRTAEVIRDGWLHTGDIGTLGPRGDLSIVDRKKELFITGGFNVSPAEVEGLLLREGSLAQVAVVGVPDPRLGEVGWAFVVPRRGTAADPDAIIAWARATMSNYKVPRRVIVVDALPVNANGKIDKRALRARTPAG; encoded by the coding sequence ATGGAAGTACCGGACTGGCGGACCGTTCCCCGGATGCTGCGGGACCTGGCCGACGGGCATCCCTGCGACATCGTGGTGACCGAGGGCACCGAGGGTCCGGTACGGCTGAGCCTCGCCGGCCTGCGCTCCCGGGCCGGTGACGTCGCCCGGGGCCTGATCGCGCTGGGCGTGCGGCCAGGCGACCGGGTGGCGGTCTGGGGGCCGAACGACGTCGACTGGGTGGTCGGCGCGTTCGGCGTCTGGGACGCCGGGGCGGTGCTCGTACCGCTGTCGTCCCGGTTCAAGGGCGTCGAGGCCGCCGAGGTGCTCCGCTCGACCGGGACGAGCGTGCTGATCACCGGTCACGGCCACGACGGCGTGGTCCTGGCCGGGCTGCTGGGCGGGGCGGCGGGCGGACCGGCCCCGGGGCGGCCCTTCGCCGGCCTGCCGGACCTGCGGCACGTGATCGTGCCGCAGGGGGTGGACCACCCCGGCGCGTCGCGGCCCGCACAGCTGCTGGCGGCCTCCTCGCGGGTCGGTCGCGCCGAGGCCGAGGAGCGCGCGCTGGCCGTGCGGCCGGACGACCTGTGCGAGATCATCTCGACCTCGGGCACGACCGGGACGCCCAAGGGCGTGATGCTGGAGCACTCGCCCGTCCTGCGCGCGTACTGGGACTGGGCGGAGATCGTCACGCTCGGCCCCGGCGACCGCTACCCGGTGATCGCGCCGTTCGCGCACGGCTTCGGCCTCAACGCCGGCCTGCTGGCCTCGGTGATGCGCCGGGCCACGATGACGCCGGTCCGGGTCTTCGATGCCGAGTCCCTGGCCGGCCTGATCCGCGACCGGGGGGTCACGGTCCTGGCCGGCCCCCCGACGCTGTTCCACCGGCTGCTGGAGGAGGCGGAGCTCGACGGGCACGCGCTGCGCGTGGCGATCTGCGGCGCCGCCTCCGTGCCTCCGGAGCTGGTCCGCAGGCTGACGGATCGGCTCGGACTGGAGCGGGTGATCAACGCGTACGGGCTGATGGAGGGCACGGTCGTCTCCATGACCAGGGCCGGCGACCCCGTCGAGGTGATCGCCTCCAGCGCCGGCCGCCCGGTGCCCGGAATGGAGGTCAGGATCGTCGGCGAGGACGGCCGCGACCTGCCCGCCGGAGAGCGCGGGGAGATCCTGGTCCGCGGGTACGGCGTCATGCGCGGCTACTGGGGCGAGCCCGGCAGGACGGCCGAGGTGATCAGGGACGGCTGGCTGCACACCGGCGACATCGGCACCCTCGGGCCGCGCGGTGACCTGTCGATCGTGGACCGCAAGAAGGAGCTGTTCATCACCGGCGGGTTCAACGTCTCCCCCGCCGAGGTGGAGGGGCTGCTGCTGCGCGAGGGCTCGCTGGCCCAGGTCGCGGTGGTCGGGGTGCCGGACCCGAGGCTGGGCGAGGTCGGCTGGGCGTTCGTGGTGCCGCGGCGGGGCACCGCCGCCGACCCGGACGCGATCATCGCCTGGGCCCGCGCCACCATGTCGAACTACAAGGTGCCCCGGCGGGTGATCGTGGTGGACGCGCTGCCCGTCAACGCCAACGGGAAGATCGACAAACGTGCCCTGCGTGCCCGGACGCCTGCCGGGTAG